One genomic region from Anatilimnocola floriformis encodes:
- a CDS encoding terminase large subunit, which yields MGKAKTRLTSQKEIAKHVDWYGKIDAAALKEGCTFDLAAANHVCQFFENYLQHSKGRWAGQPFILQRWQRRELMRLFGWRRGNVRRFTSALFAVSKKNGKSALGSGIAIYLLCADGEPVAEIYSVATDRSQAKIVFDEAKRAILASPKLRHRFTILNNVIVHRASQSKYEVLSGIAANADGKNIHGCLFDELHRQKSRDLFDTLTYGGAAREQSLMVSLTTAGHDRKSICYEQVEYARKVNEGTILDTCFFGFIAEASPEDDWTSPKTWKKANPSMGVTISEADLARRCKEAQDSPSKENAFKRFRLNLWTEQETKWLSAAQWQACERKKFDWESLEHQQCWAGLDLGIQNDISALVLLFKTEDGYAVKPFMWCCEETINGKREPWYQQWKKAGLIKMTDGNAVSYEQIKADIIDIAQEYQIEKLAIDPMNASQLAQDLVNEGIEVEFFRQNFGRMNEPTQALERMILRQEIFHDGNKCMEWQFGNIVIDSDPYMNIRINKKKSSDKVDAWISLVMSVGLAIADDGGSAFN from the coding sequence TTGGGTAAGGCGAAAACGAGGCTCACGAGCCAGAAAGAGATTGCCAAACACGTCGATTGGTACGGGAAAATTGATGCGGCGGCGCTGAAAGAGGGCTGCACGTTCGATCTGGCGGCGGCAAATCACGTTTGCCAGTTCTTTGAGAACTATCTCCAGCACTCGAAAGGTCGTTGGGCAGGCCAACCGTTCATCTTGCAGCGTTGGCAACGTCGGGAATTGATGAGGCTGTTCGGTTGGCGTCGTGGAAATGTCCGTAGGTTCACATCCGCACTATTTGCCGTTAGCAAGAAGAATGGGAAATCCGCCCTTGGGAGCGGAATTGCGATTTATTTGCTTTGTGCTGATGGGGAGCCGGTCGCTGAAATCTACTCGGTGGCTACGGATCGAAGCCAAGCCAAAATTGTGTTTGACGAAGCCAAGAGAGCAATCCTTGCGAGTCCGAAACTTAGGCATCGCTTCACGATCCTGAACAACGTGATCGTGCATCGGGCGAGCCAGAGCAAATACGAGGTCTTATCGGGCATCGCCGCCAACGCTGACGGTAAAAATATTCATGGCTGTTTATTCGACGAACTTCATCGGCAGAAAAGTCGTGACCTATTCGATACGTTGACTTATGGCGGGGCTGCGAGAGAGCAGAGTCTCATGGTCAGCCTCACCACTGCGGGGCATGACCGCAAGAGTATCTGTTACGAGCAGGTAGAGTACGCACGCAAAGTCAATGAAGGCACGATTCTTGACACTTGCTTCTTCGGTTTCATCGCAGAAGCGAGTCCAGAAGACGATTGGACTTCTCCCAAAACTTGGAAGAAGGCCAATCCGTCGATGGGCGTCACGATCAGTGAGGCCGACCTAGCCCGACGATGCAAAGAGGCTCAAGACAGCCCAAGCAAAGAGAACGCCTTCAAGCGATTCCGGCTCAATCTTTGGACCGAGCAGGAAACAAAGTGGTTGAGTGCGGCGCAGTGGCAAGCGTGTGAGCGGAAGAAGTTCGATTGGGAGTCATTGGAACATCAGCAATGCTGGGCCGGACTCGATTTGGGCATTCAGAATGACATCAGCGCCCTGGTTTTGCTCTTCAAGACCGAAGACGGCTACGCAGTGAAGCCGTTCATGTGGTGCTGCGAGGAAACGATCAACGGCAAACGTGAGCCGTGGTATCAGCAGTGGAAGAAGGCGGGGCTAATCAAGATGACGGACGGCAACGCTGTCTCGTATGAGCAGATCAAGGCCGACATCATCGACATCGCCCAGGAATATCAGATCGAAAAGCTCGCTATTGATCCGATGAACGCTTCTCAATTGGCGCAAGATTTGGTCAATGAAGGAATCGAGGTTGAGTTCTTCCGACAGAACTTCGGGCGCATGAACGAACCGACGCAGGCGCTTGAACGGATGATTCTGCGGCAGGAGATTTTCCACGACGGCAACAAGTGTATGGAGTGGCAGTTCGGAAACATCGTCATCGACTCCGATCCCTACATGAACATCAGGATCAACAAGAAGAAGTCATCCGACAAAGTGGATGCT
- a CDS encoding phage terminase small subunit P27 family, whose protein sequence is MRRKTNAQKVTEGNPGRRPITADPDSIKGMPAQPPILRGEALAEWRRMISLLDKAGILTTIDGAALTMYCLSWARYVQAEQKLHEQGPVFEANGFLRLSPWAKISDEAAKQCRALLIEFGFTPASRHRVDIQTTITPEADEFSQFVASRNVG, encoded by the coding sequence ATGAGACGCAAGACAAACGCCCAGAAAGTCACCGAGGGCAACCCAGGCCGACGCCCGATCACCGCTGATCCCGATTCCATCAAGGGAATGCCCGCACAGCCGCCGATTCTGCGAGGCGAGGCCCTCGCAGAATGGCGGCGGATGATTTCCTTGCTCGACAAAGCGGGTATTCTCACGACCATCGACGGCGCAGCCCTCACCATGTACTGCTTGAGTTGGGCCAGATACGTGCAGGCCGAGCAGAAACTCCATGAGCAAGGCCCAGTCTTTGAGGCGAACGGTTTTCTAAGACTCTCGCCGTGGGCAAAAATCAGCGACGAAGCGGCCAAGCAGTGCCGGGCGCTGCTGATTGAGTTCGGTTTCACGCCGGCCTCAAGGCATCGAGTGGATATTCAGACGACGATCACGCCAGAGGCCGACGAGTTTTCCCAGTTCGTAGCATCGAGGAACGTTGGGTAA
- a CDS encoding HNH endonuclease produces MPQRIPYFKPKVPPTTANAGRAAIIKFRNSKAWRSLSQFHLREFPLCAICKEPANQTHHLKPVAEHWDLRFDPENLSSRCQSCHSKETMAENRAKGNL; encoded by the coding sequence ATGCCTCAAAGAATACCCTACTTCAAGCCCAAGGTTCCGCCGACAACAGCCAACGCAGGCCGAGCCGCAATCATCAAGTTCCGCAATTCCAAAGCGTGGCGCTCACTCTCGCAGTTTCACTTGCGAGAGTTCCCGCTCTGTGCGATCTGCAAAGAACCCGCCAATCAGACGCACCACTTGAAGCCGGTGGCCGAGCATTGGGATTTGCGTTTCGACCCTGAGAACCTTTCGTCACGATGTCAGTCGTGCCATAGCAAGGAAACGATGGCCGAGAATCGAGCGAAGGGGAATCTGTGA
- a CDS encoding DUF2158 domain-containing protein yields MNKEVPNPFYQSGDLVRLKSGGPTMTVETVTPAGLLVSWFDGNTLHRDKLFFTLVEPTTKPTWHDKKKEYRV; encoded by the coding sequence ATGAACAAGGAAGTACCAAACCCGTTTTATCAGTCTGGCGATCTAGTTCGCCTAAAGAGCGGCGGGCCAACGATGACAGTCGAGACGGTAACGCCTGCGGGGCTGCTGGTGTCGTGGTTCGATGGCAACACGCTGCATCGTGACAAGTTGTTTTTCACGCTTGTGGAGCCGACGACCAAGCCGACGTGGCACGACAAGAAGAAAGAGTACCGAGTATGA
- a CDS encoding co-chaperone GroES, translating into MLKPLDDRLIVELPKPRTRTAGGLYLPAESVEAPKTGRVIARGPGRFLENGERQPLSVRVGDEVVFLNYAGTDIEHDGDKIKILREADVLAIVSDQ; encoded by the coding sequence ATGTTGAAACCACTAGACGACAGGCTCATTGTTGAACTACCGAAGCCAAGGACAAGAACCGCAGGCGGCTTATATTTGCCTGCTGAATCTGTCGAAGCCCCCAAGACTGGCAGAGTCATCGCACGTGGCCCTGGCCGCTTCCTAGAGAACGGAGAACGCCAACCTTTGAGCGTGCGTGTCGGCGATGAAGTCGTGTTCCTCAACTATGCAGGGACTGACATTGAGCACGACGGCGACAAGATAAAGATTCTGCGAGAGGCCGATGTTCTGGCGATTGTGAGCGACCAATGA
- a CDS encoding DUF2158 domain-containing protein, whose protein sequence is MEQAISLREQRAALVHDARNIWNAAGHREMTSDENSQFADLMDQIESLKQQIDDAEKPKEQAFEVGDVVRLKSGGENMTVIAVDATLSLIGLAQHSRERFGWLILSWQRGGSVSQATLPVKAVERVGSYMYERISKELEGKRIVQCDVRTDHQIAGYRTMTVQYDHSDEVK, encoded by the coding sequence ATGGAACAAGCAATTTCACTCAGAGAACAACGTGCCGCCCTCGTACATGACGCCCGCAATATTTGGAACGCAGCAGGGCATCGAGAGATGACCTCAGATGAGAACTCGCAGTTCGCCGACTTGATGGATCAGATCGAATCGCTCAAGCAGCAGATCGACGACGCAGAGAAGCCGAAGGAGCAGGCATTTGAAGTCGGCGATGTCGTACGGCTCAAGAGCGGGGGCGAGAACATGACAGTGATTGCAGTCGATGCCACGCTTAGCCTCATTGGTTTGGCGCAGCATAGCAGGGAGAGGTTCGGTTGGCTCATTCTGAGTTGGCAGAGAGGTGGTTCCGTAAGTCAAGCGACACTGCCTGTGAAGGCTGTGGAGCGAGTTGGGTCATACATGTACGAGCGAATTAGCAAAGAGTTGGAAGGTAAACGCATCGTGCAGTGCGATGTGAGAACCGACCATCAGATTGCCGGTTACAGGACAATGACCGTGCAGTACGACCACAGCGACGAGGTGAAGTAA
- a CDS encoding phage NrS-1 polymerase family protein translates to MSTYNIVTATELLAPIFENFPEALTSKPQWVLWRLEEVSGRPTKVPYQSNGRKASSTDQQTWATFDHAKAAYENGLFDGLGFVVTDSGLTGIDVDKCVTNGSLNSVGSAVASALPQTYTELSPSGKGLRIITQAIKPTSKCVKTVTDKEGNATKVEIYDEGRFLTITGHPFEGKLLPVSDRQKQLNKLCEALWPAKESMPPAAARPNNIEDSELLERAKAAANGDKFSALWNADSTALGKLYPSDHDDFDRSSADQAICNQLAFWTGNDAERIDALFRQSGLMRDKWERGSYRVPTIDKAIEAVGAETYEADTTITPEQEAIIAASQTDIQKPAVIEWLDITAPDFLDSKQEQWLLEDFIARGDLMTLAAPSKCGKLLFAIWAMQSIIYNEPFLGGCAGPAVPILYLDFENRRNYVHSWYFTFLGERDPQPTAKYLNYKCRGGKDGVNGKCPLFLDAGWIREATKPIEDKYGQPGLVVVDTCRGAFNQTPKIDPNWENGGTVGQILRPVQDWCHDSSWSGIVIHHCNKTGGISGYTDFKAAVDHSCTFSRDMAKKSNVCYVDLEGRYTKAMPIKVATFEGDRFQYRGTADDWERSGKETKPTDLWRCVGEVVRIMSDRQLTSAQIDEIVAGTICKKNERPEVKRLLSSVVNVERAGKSMLWSRMDTTDIQIDQHKVLPA, encoded by the coding sequence ATGTCTACCTATAATATCGTCACGGCGACGGAATTACTTGCGCCAATCTTCGAGAACTTCCCTGAGGCCCTGACCTCAAAACCTCAGTGGGTTTTGTGGCGACTCGAAGAAGTCAGCGGGCGTCCAACAAAAGTCCCCTATCAGTCTAATGGTCGAAAGGCGAGCAGCACCGATCAGCAGACGTGGGCAACATTCGACCATGCAAAAGCCGCCTACGAAAACGGTCTCTTTGACGGCTTGGGATTCGTAGTTACTGATTCAGGCCTGACCGGAATTGATGTCGATAAGTGCGTCACTAATGGCTCGTTAAACAGCGTAGGAAGCGCTGTAGCCAGCGCTCTGCCCCAGACCTATACGGAACTCTCTCCGAGCGGGAAGGGCCTGAGGATCATCACACAGGCGATCAAGCCGACTTCCAAATGCGTCAAGACAGTTACGGACAAAGAGGGAAACGCCACGAAGGTGGAGATATACGACGAAGGGCGGTTTCTCACGATTACGGGGCATCCATTCGAGGGAAAGCTTTTGCCGGTCAGCGACCGGCAAAAGCAACTCAACAAACTCTGCGAAGCCCTCTGGCCTGCGAAGGAATCGATGCCCCCAGCGGCGGCAAGGCCGAACAACATCGAGGATAGCGAACTGCTTGAGCGAGCAAAGGCCGCAGCCAACGGCGACAAGTTCTCGGCGCTCTGGAATGCGGACTCAACTGCCCTCGGAAAACTCTATCCGTCGGATCACGACGACTTTGATCGTTCGTCTGCCGATCAGGCGATTTGCAATCAACTTGCTTTCTGGACTGGCAACGACGCCGAGCGGATCGACGCACTGTTCCGCCAATCGGGCCTGATGCGTGATAAGTGGGAGCGAGGATCGTATCGTGTGCCCACAATCGATAAAGCGATTGAAGCCGTTGGAGCGGAAACCTATGAAGCCGACACCACGATCACGCCTGAGCAAGAAGCCATTATTGCGGCATCCCAAACTGACATTCAGAAACCTGCCGTCATCGAGTGGCTTGACATAACAGCCCCTGACTTCCTTGATAGCAAGCAGGAACAATGGCTGCTTGAGGACTTCATCGCTAGGGGCGATCTGATGACGCTCGCAGCCCCTAGCAAATGCGGCAAGTTGTTGTTCGCAATCTGGGCGATGCAGTCCATCATTTACAACGAGCCGTTCCTTGGGGGATGCGCAGGCCCTGCCGTGCCCATTCTGTATCTCGACTTCGAGAACCGCCGCAACTACGTCCACAGTTGGTACTTCACATTCCTTGGGGAACGTGATCCTCAGCCAACAGCGAAGTACCTCAACTACAAATGCCGTGGCGGCAAGGACGGCGTGAATGGCAAATGTCCATTATTCCTCGATGCTGGCTGGATCAGGGAGGCAACAAAGCCAATTGAAGACAAGTATGGCCAGCCGGGATTGGTCGTCGTTGATACCTGCCGTGGGGCGTTCAATCAGACTCCCAAGATCGACCCCAATTGGGAAAACGGCGGAACTGTCGGCCAGATATTACGACCGGTTCAAGATTGGTGTCACGACAGCAGTTGGTCAGGCATCGTGATTCATCACTGCAACAAGACAGGCGGTATTTCGGGATACACCGACTTCAAGGCTGCTGTCGATCATAGTTGTACTTTCTCCAGAGACATGGCCAAGAAGTCCAACGTGTGCTACGTCGATCTTGAAGGACGATACACCAAAGCCATGCCGATCAAAGTAGCGACCTTTGAAGGCGATAGGTTTCAATATCGTGGCACTGCTGACGACTGGGAGCGAAGCGGCAAGGAGACCAAGCCCACAGACCTTTGGCGTTGTGTCGGGGAAGTAGTTCGCATCATGTCTGATCGGCAACTCACGAGTGCGCAAATCGACGAGATTGTGGCCGGTACGATCTGCAAGAAGAATGAGCGGCCAGAGGTCAAGCGGCTGTTAAGTAGCGTTGTCAATGTCGAGCGTGCTGGGAAGTCAATGTTATGGTCACGCATGGATACAACTGACATACAAATCGATCAACACAAGGTATTACCAGCCTAA
- a CDS encoding putative quorum-sensing-regulated virulence factor produces MITNCLSFGKYKEVPTEELPVDYLTWLQDQDWLKEPTRSAVNAMLEEPPTEEQEEMMRHSIENRCQTLKGRELLELYSVIQAAYPTYKQNQPRRNVRRG; encoded by the coding sequence ATGATCACGAACTGCCTGTCATTCGGCAAATACAAAGAAGTCCCAACGGAGGAACTTCCTGTGGACTACCTCACATGGCTGCAAGATCAAGACTGGCTCAAAGAGCCTACGAGGTCAGCGGTAAATGCGATGTTGGAAGAGCCGCCCACGGAAGAGCAAGAAGAAATGATGCGGCACTCTATTGAGAATCGCTGTCAGACACTCAAAGGCCGAGAACTGCTTGAACTGTACAGTGTGATCCAGGCCGCATACCCGACCTATAAACAAAATCAGCCTCGCCGGAACGTCCGGCGAGGCTGA
- a CDS encoding tyrosine-type recombinase/integrase, with protein MPRKRHLTFNAANGQWRKRITVTAAVQDYLKQSLNKIRKLGDKHDFYLGAGSANDWESHDAALAKWSKIEGAIKLLDKANAPSGVSIQVRWSAESANGKGFEPAEIEEVIFGSSDDTDFNATKAQKEIAAFIQSMPNLAAPAITKAVNTIAATVKRYLDLKLIGTSAGRVDNLGYSLNHFADVCGGERDIKTLAEADWEAYFVALAGCKFKDITKVTRQKDVKQFIEWCWRERLCELPRNLKSPEYRHAADSEEIVVFTVDEVGSILGAATGISRAAYLLFLNCGFTAIDVSSLKHTQLDEGRITHKRVKRQKGKKGSRIPTVVYKLWPETVAAIAECKSSHPELLFTNRNGLPLVKDTREKRSRGDAIGAAWQRNYKKKVKTKKQIHNLRHTASSQIANKFGEGLSQWFLGHASKTTAGRFYNKKDSDVLDEAIDHLRQHFKIEAACEGYEPAKNPKPKKKRKTAAA; from the coding sequence ATGCCACGCAAACGGCATCTGACTTTCAACGCAGCGAACGGTCAATGGCGTAAGCGAATCACCGTAACCGCCGCAGTTCAAGACTACCTCAAGCAGTCCTTGAACAAGATTCGGAAACTTGGCGACAAGCACGACTTCTATCTCGGCGCTGGCTCGGCGAATGACTGGGAAAGCCACGATGCAGCCCTTGCGAAGTGGAGCAAGATCGAGGGAGCAATCAAGTTGCTCGATAAGGCGAATGCACCGAGCGGCGTTTCAATTCAAGTTCGATGGTCGGCAGAGTCAGCGAACGGCAAGGGATTCGAGCCTGCCGAAATTGAGGAGGTCATTTTCGGTTCGAGCGATGACACTGATTTCAACGCCACGAAAGCTCAGAAAGAGATTGCGGCGTTTATTCAGTCCATGCCCAATCTCGCAGCGCCAGCGATTACCAAGGCCGTCAACACGATTGCTGCCACTGTCAAGCGTTACCTTGACCTCAAATTAATCGGGACATCTGCCGGACGTGTGGACAATCTCGGCTACAGCCTCAACCACTTTGCCGATGTCTGCGGCGGCGAGCGGGACATCAAGACGCTTGCTGAGGCAGATTGGGAAGCGTACTTCGTGGCATTGGCAGGGTGCAAGTTTAAGGACATCACAAAGGTCACTCGGCAGAAAGATGTGAAGCAGTTCATCGAGTGGTGTTGGCGGGAACGGCTTTGCGAACTCCCCCGTAATCTCAAAAGCCCTGAATATCGCCACGCAGCCGACAGCGAGGAAATCGTCGTCTTCACGGTTGATGAAGTTGGCTCGATTCTCGGGGCTGCTACTGGAATCTCTCGGGCTGCTTACTTGCTATTTCTAAACTGCGGATTCACAGCCATCGACGTGTCCTCGTTGAAGCATACCCAATTGGACGAGGGCCGAATTACGCACAAACGAGTGAAGCGGCAGAAAGGGAAGAAAGGCAGTCGCATCCCAACCGTGGTTTACAAACTCTGGCCAGAAACAGTGGCTGCGATTGCAGAATGCAAGAGCAGCCATCCTGAGTTGCTGTTTACCAATCGGAACGGCTTGCCGCTCGTGAAGGACACAAGAGAGAAGCGAAGCCGTGGCGATGCAATCGGAGCAGCATGGCAGCGAAACTACAAGAAGAAGGTCAAGACAAAGAAGCAGATTCACAACCTGCGACATACGGCTTCCTCTCAGATTGCCAATAAGTTCGGGGAGGGACTTTCACAATGGTTTCTTGGCCATGCGTCAAAAACTACCGCCGGTCGTTTTTACAACAAGAAGGATTCTGACGTTCTCGACGAGGCGATTGACCATCTGCGGCAGCACTTCAAGATTGAAGCCGCCTGCGAGGGGTACGAGCCTGCCAAGAACCCGAAGCCGAAGAAGAAACGAAAGACCGCAGCAGCCTAA
- a CDS encoding PAS domain S-box protein, with product MADQLTFSPFLSQQPVKILLVDSDPANLLALRGLLENDNQNLVEVTSGEAAVKLAQSEEFAVILLDVSLPGMTGYETAEALRKTSRSRTAPILFITAGDIERAQLERGYALGAADFLVKPILPAAIQAKVRGFVDLFRDKQQAMREARQLRLLVHGTSEYAIFLLDANGCVASWNAGAERLKGYQADEIIGKHFTKFYPQEAIDRRWPEYELTVAAAEGRFEDEGWRVRKDGSQFWANVVITALRDEAANLLGYSKITRDMTERKRSEENARQLVEEATARRMAEENSRVIDEDRERLAVTLASIGDAVLATDTAGRITNMNAVAESLTGWTTSDAQGKPLEEVFRIVNETTRRTVENPATRALREGVIVGLANHTVLIAKDGTEHPIDDSAAPIRSKQGDMIGCVLVFRDVTERRAVEKALNDSEMRYRLVGQAANDAIWDWDLVTNGVVWNEGVRRVFGYATADVGADAGWWIQNIHPDDRDRISDDIHHAIDRGAEFWQNEYRYQRADGSYAEVFDRGQIVRHEGQPIRMVGSMLDLTERKQAEAALKAAEERFNFVRRSSGVGFWYCDLPFDVLRWDERVKAHFHLPPDAHVTIETFYERMNPDDRAPTQSAIERSILERSAYDVFYRTVSDSGEDEKWIRAIGRTTYAPNGGPIRFDGVTLDVTEQKNAEAELRRVAAALSEAGHRKDEFLATLAHELRNPLAPLRNALQLLRLSSDPETLDHAQNLMERQLAQMVRLVDDLMDVSRITRGKVDLRREKVPLSLIINNAVETSRPLIDKMGHALSVKLPPEPVMIDADVTRLAQVFANLLNNSAKYSEPGGQISLTVEQRDSTVVVQVRDTGIGIAADQLPHIFDMFAQVDRSLERSQGGLGIGLTLVKRLVEMHGGSVAAASVGLGQGSDFTVHLPLATTSAQPGSHARNETAVPKTSLRILVVDDNRDGADSLSLMLKFIGNETRTAYDGEEGVRLAGQYRPDVILFDIGLPKLNGFEACRQIRAQPWGKTPILIAVTGWGQDEDRRRSQEAGFDYHLVKPVDPRELMKLLTAFQQKKHS from the coding sequence ATGGCGGACCAGCTGACTTTTTCACCGTTTCTGAGCCAGCAGCCAGTGAAGATTCTCTTGGTGGACTCTGATCCAGCCAATTTGCTCGCTTTACGAGGCTTATTAGAAAACGACAATCAGAATTTGGTGGAAGTCACCTCCGGCGAAGCAGCGGTCAAACTCGCACAGTCCGAAGAATTCGCGGTGATTCTGCTCGATGTTTCATTGCCTGGGATGACCGGCTACGAGACGGCGGAAGCGCTCCGTAAAACGTCGCGGTCGCGTACGGCACCCATCCTATTTATCACTGCTGGTGACATCGAACGAGCGCAGTTGGAGCGCGGCTATGCGCTGGGAGCTGCCGATTTTTTAGTCAAGCCGATTCTCCCCGCGGCAATCCAAGCCAAGGTGCGTGGCTTCGTCGACCTGTTTCGCGACAAGCAGCAGGCGATGCGTGAGGCAAGGCAACTACGGCTACTCGTTCACGGCACTTCGGAGTACGCCATTTTCTTGCTCGATGCGAATGGCTGCGTTGCCAGCTGGAATGCGGGCGCCGAACGTCTCAAGGGCTACCAGGCGGACGAAATCATCGGCAAACACTTCACCAAATTTTACCCGCAGGAAGCTATTGATCGCCGCTGGCCAGAATACGAATTGACGGTGGCCGCTGCCGAGGGACGGTTCGAAGACGAAGGCTGGCGAGTGCGGAAAGATGGCTCGCAATTCTGGGCCAATGTTGTCATTACTGCCCTGCGCGACGAGGCGGCCAACTTGCTGGGCTACTCCAAAATCACCCGCGACATGACGGAGCGGAAGCGATCGGAGGAAAACGCTCGACAACTGGTCGAAGAAGCGACGGCTCGCCGCATGGCCGAAGAGAACTCGCGTGTGATTGATGAAGATCGCGAACGCTTAGCCGTGACGCTGGCGAGCATCGGCGATGCGGTACTCGCCACTGATACGGCTGGCAGAATCACGAACATGAACGCCGTGGCGGAGTCGCTCACTGGCTGGACGACCAGCGATGCCCAAGGCAAGCCGCTGGAAGAAGTCTTTCGAATCGTCAACGAAACCACGCGGCGAACGGTCGAAAACCCCGCCACCCGTGCACTGCGCGAGGGCGTGATTGTTGGGCTCGCGAATCACACGGTGCTGATTGCAAAGGATGGCACCGAGCACCCGATCGATGACAGTGCAGCACCGATTCGCTCCAAACAAGGTGACATGATCGGCTGTGTCTTGGTGTTTCGCGATGTCACCGAGCGGCGGGCGGTCGAGAAGGCGCTCAACGACAGCGAAATGCGATATCGACTAGTCGGACAGGCTGCCAACGACGCGATTTGGGATTGGGATCTGGTGACCAACGGCGTGGTGTGGAACGAAGGGGTCCGCCGCGTTTTTGGCTATGCAACTGCCGATGTTGGCGCCGACGCTGGCTGGTGGATTCAGAACATTCACCCTGACGATCGCGATCGGATTTCCGACGACATCCACCACGCCATCGATCGCGGCGCCGAGTTCTGGCAGAACGAATATCGCTACCAGCGCGCGGATGGCAGCTATGCCGAAGTTTTTGACCGTGGACAGATCGTCCGGCACGAAGGTCAGCCGATCCGCATGGTCGGTTCGATGCTCGATCTGACGGAACGCAAACAAGCTGAGGCAGCACTCAAAGCGGCCGAGGAGCGTTTCAATTTCGTACGCCGGTCGAGCGGCGTCGGATTCTGGTACTGCGATCTGCCCTTTGACGTGTTGCGCTGGGACGAACGAGTAAAAGCTCACTTTCATCTGCCACCGGACGCGCACGTCACGATTGAAACCTTTTATGAGCGGATGAATCCCGACGATCGCGCACCAACACAATCTGCGATCGAGCGCAGCATCCTGGAACGATCTGCTTACGATGTCTTCTATCGGACCGTCTCCGACAGCGGTGAAGATGAGAAGTGGATCCGCGCAATCGGGCGTACAACTTATGCGCCGAACGGCGGCCCCATCCGCTTCGACGGCGTGACGCTCGATGTCACCGAACAAAAGAATGCCGAAGCCGAGCTACGAAGAGTGGCAGCCGCACTGTCGGAAGCCGGTCATCGCAAGGATGAGTTTCTGGCGACGCTTGCTCATGAGCTGCGCAATCCGCTAGCGCCGCTCCGCAACGCCTTGCAGTTGCTGCGACTCTCGAGCGATCCAGAAACGCTAGACCATGCGCAAAATCTGATGGAGCGACAGTTGGCGCAGATGGTGCGGCTCGTCGACGACCTCATGGATGTGAGTCGCATTACGCGCGGCAAAGTAGACTTGCGCCGCGAAAAAGTTCCTCTGTCACTGATCATCAACAACGCCGTTGAAACGAGCCGTCCGCTCATCGATAAAATGGGACACGCGCTGAGCGTCAAGCTGCCGCCTGAACCCGTGATGATCGATGCCGATGTCACGCGCTTGGCTCAGGTCTTTGCCAATCTGCTGAACAACTCTGCCAAGTACAGTGAACCTGGCGGCCAGATCTCACTCACGGTTGAGCAACGCGATAGCACTGTAGTCGTGCAAGTGCGCGACACCGGAATCGGCATCGCCGCCGATCAGCTGCCGCATATTTTTGACATGTTTGCCCAGGTCGATCGGTCATTGGAACGTTCGCAAGGCGGACTTGGCATCGGACTAACACTGGTCAAACGTCTGGTCGAAATGCACGGCGGCAGTGTCGCCGCCGCGAGCGTAGGGCTCGGCCAGGGTTCGGATTTCACAGTTCACTTACCACTCGCCACCACCAGTGCTCAGCCCGGAAGTCACGCGAGAAATGAGACTGCGGTTCCCAAGACTTCGCTGCGGATATTAGTCGTCGACGATAACCGCGACGGCGCCGATAGCCTGTCGCTCATGCTGAAGTTCATCGGTAACGAGACGCGCACCGCTTACGACGGGGAAGAAGGCGTCCGTCTGGCCGGGCAATATCGCCCCGACGTCATTCTGTTTGATATCGGCCTGCCGAAGTTGAATGGCTTCGAAGCTTGCCGCCAGATTCGCGCGCAACCTTGGGGGAAAACGCCGATTCTCATCGCGGTCACTGGCTGGGGACAGGATGAAGATCGCCGTCGCTCGCAGGAAGCCGGCTTCGACTACCACTTGGTCAAACCGGTGGATCCGCGCGAACTCATGAAGTTGCTGACGGCGTTCCAGCAAAAGAAGCACAGCTGA